In the genome of Microplitis demolitor isolate Queensland-Clemson2020A chromosome 5, iyMicDemo2.1a, whole genome shotgun sequence, the window ACCGAAATACAAACCAGTGCCAGGATACATAGATCCTGATGATCCATACTTAcctaatgataatgataatgataatgctGATGCTGATCACGGTCATGATCACGGTCATATTCACGACCTGACATACCCACATGAGTATATCTTCGATCACCCACCGGACGATTTCTATCACCACTTCACTAGCACAACCACCGAGGAGCCAATGAACGACCAACGTCTCAATAAACGTCCCTACTCTTACTACTACATCGGCAAAAAACTCTGGTACCTGCCACTGTACTTcagtatttatttcattatttatattgccGCCTTAGTGTTAAAGAGTGTCGCCAGACACAAGATTAATTTTCCAGCGAATTTAGCAGAAGCTGCGGGCGCTAGGCAACTTaatgctaataataattacgccTGGTCAGATCTTACTCACCGAGTTTTGGaatcgattgaaaaattttctcttcataataaaaatttaaataatacaattgtaaaaaatgaaaaataaaagttttatttaaaatatttaattgataaattatttgactcataatcctcaatttttttttaattactagaatgatttttaataatttttagttaataaatttttttataaaaattaattttttttattttttatttaaaaccaaaatttaaaatattaactttaacaaattttttaccgaaaaatttaacgcggtataaatatatagaatttataaaataatatataatatagtaaaagCCATAATTCAGAGGAAGATGATATTTAAtgtaagacaaaaaaaaatatttaaaaaaatgtaccgCGCGTAAAGTTGTTTGACGAGTTGGTAAAAATTGTTTCCGAAGAATCTCAATATGTTAAGTATCAATACTTGTCATATCGGTAATCGCATAAGTATTTTGCAATCTGTAACAATTATTACTGATTAGCACATCATCATTTGCTTAACGTTCTTATTACAGTTACAGTTACACAAAATGTAACATTACTTTGAAAGTTAGTTCACTAGCAGTAACCAGTTTGGCTATCGGTCTTCACCGAAAATCATCTCGTAATTTTCTGACAGCTACAACAGACAAGCCATCTGTTAAACTTTACTTTTATATCGgtttagaataataaaaaaaagccgCGATGTGAACTTGTgacagttttttattaattttgaattcaactTGAAATTCAATAGACAAAAGTGAATTTTTGAGCATcgacttattaaaaaaatttttttgactgataaatatttttagcaaattaaaatggaaataaaaatattcaaaataactttatttttaatttacgtaaatttattaagagtTAAGACTGATAgagttaataattcaattatgaCAACTCAAAACACAGATATAGCTACGACAGAATCTTATAGGTAcggtaaacttttttttattcaataagaaatatatatgtgataaatatttatcaaaatttttgccataaattgaacataaaaattatttattaatttcgaacattctgaaattcaaaaaaaaattataataaataatttgatcattttgaattaaaatttaacttttgttaatatttttgagcattaagttaaatttgaaaaagaaatgattgtaaaaaactttacatcgattcaaaaattttttttcaaaattaggtcggctgcccaatttcaaaacacagtaacaaaaatagtatttttgaaatatgaatTGAATCATGTTCACAAGACCactggaactaaaaatactaaaatatcaattttgaaaaatttgaccCTTACTctattttgaaattgggcagtTGAAATATCCGAATTTTGatcattatgattattaagATTTCATATATGggcattataaaaatttttttttcaaattctgattattaattcaataattttttacctaaactatatttttggaatataaATTAGACAATCACGAGTATATAGACGTGGGTACGATCATGATCACGACGATGATGATCACGATAATCAAGAAGATATGGATCACATGGACGTAAACGACGACATGGATTCAAAATCCCTAGCAGAGTCCAAAGGGGAATATTGGGGCGGCTATTACGACTTCCTCATAAACGAAGGGAGCTACAAATTTTGGGCTGTATTTCAAGTAAGTCCCGGGTATGCAATCAGTCGAGCACGAtatgcaatttaaaatattactcattttttctctttattttgttcattattattattatcattattagttatttccatttaaatattttacgacTGGTGTGGGACCCGAGGGTTTAAGCGGCGGTAGAGATGAAAATTCTCTCGCCGTGGCCCTTACATGAGAGCgtaaacgataataataaacaatagagTGTAAAAGAGTAATAGTGGGATGTAAATGatgaaagaaagaaataagtatttaaaataaaaaagagtcgaggaagaaagaaagagagaaagaaaggTTTCGTTTATGAGTCTAAAATGGCATAACGGACGTTAATGTATTTTGTCGACAGCTTGCCACCGCTGCGCTCCTCATATACAGCGGTTTCGCGGCTCTTTACTACGCCAAGGTTAATCCATCGACCACTGATGACTACGAGGATTATTTTCTCCGCAGAAGAAAGCGTCATATTAGCGACACGCTTTTTTACATCGACGGACCGACATTCCAGAGGATTATCGACGCATtggaaaatattcattaactcttacataatattatgttatatagtaatttaattttcatctgataatttatttatttttaaaataaaaagtttttgtccAATTTTCGtttcatttaattactcaGCTAATTTGCTATGctaataagatttatttttgttctacacctttttattaattttattttatttcatttttatggaATTCAAAGACATTTGTCTGCACTCCAGTctgttatgaataaaaaaaaagtcgtaaAAGTggagattaattatttttattaagtgttttaattaaaatttttattgtaattaatttataaaaatttaaacaacgtaattctaaaatttttttttatttaaatttaagtctttagttttcaaaatggcacaattgaattttaattaaatttgttaattagctgttaaatgaaatttaatttgaaacccaaaatttaattaaaatgaaaaaccgaaataaaagtaatgataaaactttttccaaattgtaattttcagcggtggaaaaaattttcttatgtcaaaatttaaaatccattAATAATTGGCtgctatataaaataagagatcCTACGATTTTATGTTCCATTACCGACACCCAAAAAagcttaataaaatcattagtaTCGCAAAACCCAATGTGAAtctaatgaataaaaatatttatcaacacaGCGGGACTTACGAAAACCCCAACagcttattgataaaaaatttaattccctcaATTATGAGCGTTCAAAAAGATCGACGGCCCTCATCATCATCCGCAACGCCGCGACGTcactaccaaaaaaatttaacaataattttatatttatatatatataaatatatatacaatgaaaatttgatttatcgTATAAATCCATAAGATAATGTACAGACAAACTCAAAGAGTCtgagagtaaataaaaatatatataatatgaataaattattattgtaaaaaataatactgattGAATCGACGTAAGAATgttgaattatttgttttgtatTGTGCACCATACCAACTacgcatatatatttatatttatatatatatgtatatacactaCTTGCGACTCTTAAAGTAAAAGAAGTGGCCATTCGAAAAGGGTTATCATGATCAAACTGTTCGTCTTATATATACACtatagtatataaatatatatacatataagatTGTATATTATACTATATAAGTTCAATCTCTCCAGCTGCTAAATATGCGTCGGATTAAAACGTAATAAAAGTCTTGAAGGAAAAAATGTCGAGCGATAAATCAAGATGAGATGCACAGACCCTGGCGAAAGGATGCTCGCAAACGAACGTTCTTGATTCTCAAATATTACCAACAGCgagttgtaataaaatttataaaaataataaatttaattttcataaattttattaactcatCAAagaagtttataattatttcgatTATCTGGTGATAGTTAGATTTGATTGGATCGAGCGAGCGGAGGACGATGACAGAgatgatgaggatgaggaGTGAAAAAATGACCGAGCAATGTAACGTGTAATGGGTAATGTGCAAGAAAATATCGAGGATTGGATGAGTAGAGTGTGTAATActggttttaaataatataaaacgaGAGCAAAAGTGGTTGGGGATTTTATGATGACAAAAACAATGGAATTTCATGTGGAATTCCGTCGAGTGTACAGTGTAAGTCGGTAAGCTTAGAACTTAGTTAAATGTGTGTAAAGGCGAAGGCGAACGCAATGCAAGAAGAGTAAAAACCCTAGATGGGGAAAAAGAAGATGAGGATCTGGGACCTGGAACCTGGAGGAAGATGAGAAGAAAAATTTAGCTGGGTATTCTTGCGAGGGAGATGGAAACTCGATCAGAATAAAACCGAGACTTGTGTCTTTTGTGTGATGCATCAGTTGAGTATTGTAAGTTACACATACAAGAAATACGAGGCGGGATGTAATGCCAACGGGAATTGCGATGGACATTGAAGAATTGCGGGAAAGACGACATTCATGTCAGAGTTATAATGAAAAGGAAAGGAGATGGGctaaaaagaatttatactttttttttttacttgttttaaaaaagtctaTTACAtcttttaaagaattttatagcttttaacttttttcctagtcgttatttttatttatttattacgagGATCAACgcgataagaaaataattcgaCTGCATTTAAATACATGggataacttttatttaatgagagttttaataaatataatagcttcctttttttaaattttggccCACGTTAAATTGATCATAGAAATTAgggattacttttttttaacgagttttaattgataaaagtaataatttccTACTAATGGCAAAATTTTGAGCCGAAAACTTTAGAagacagtttttaaaatataatttttttgaaaaaactatattaactttttattgtaaaaattatttgatgtaTGGTCTGAGCCTTGATTTgtataaaaatcgaaaaaaaaaagttgccaTTAATCATTGAAGACGCTTTCATGTGAAGACTAAGGTCAGCGTATAATTGGCCCGTAGAATCAAATTCATCGACCACCAAAGTCGGAAACCGGATGCATTCTGACAAAGTCAATCGGGCAAtcaagattcaaatttttaaaatactcatgtcagatgtcaaatttttttttaacatccaaATAATTTGCAAGtcgccaaaaaattttttttttttttctaaaccaTCTCTTGATAACCTCaaagaaattacaaattttttcacttgaaTTACCCGCCATTTTGTTTTGCCTATTGATgtaccgtaaaaaaaaaaattataaagatatgATCCTGCAGAAATTAACAAAGCGTCGGTCATTCTGtaattaaatccaaaaaattgaTGACGCAACAAtcaatagaattaaaaaaaaaaaaaaaacaagagattttattatgattagtAACGGATTGAGGGAAGAACAGCAAGGTTTACTTCCCATAAATTCTCAATCACTCCGACCTTTCTTAGCCatgtatacaatatatatacatatatataagccAAGTGTCTCTTACTCGTCATCCTAATTCCCCATTATTACAGTAGTGAATTCAGGttacaatgaaaattaatcCTTTGAATTATCTCATCGTTATATTATAGTTGGATGTTATGCTGCAGACAAAATAATAACTCGTGTAATAAAAGCTAACGGAGTTCTTTATTCGCTCTATGTCAcgttgttttaaataaatcatatttttccactaaaaaaatattttttctcacaattaaTCCGcgctatttattttatatatttttattattactattgttatatatttacgtctcccatttaaatgaataatatattaaatatgaaaaaaatttttaaataaagagcTACTTCAAGCCTAAGTATCTTGGTGTCCTCGTCCAAGTTAAATAGTCCGCGAAGGTCAGactaaaattcaacaaaagtttaattcaagatgaaatttaaaaaaattttctaatgacTTAACAATACAGATACAAAGTGAAGAGTGAACTTGAACTAATACGTGATTGAGTTCATGTAAACACTTTTTTATGAACAGTAATAGaggcttaaattttttttatctagagATTACGATACTTTGGAAGTGGGTGAGGTCAGGAAAATCAAGAGTGAGTCGAAGTGGGGGTCGTTAGCTagagtttatttgaatagaaggtaatttaatattatatggCCGATCAAGTGCCACCTAATGCCGTCGAGTCATGACCCCGAGTGAGGAGTTGACactgaaacaaataaaatgtgTGTGCTACCTCCTGGCGCGAGCCGGGAACAGGTTTTCCATGCACCGGCTTGCTTCTAATCTCGATCGACGGCTTATAACGAAACCCATCCATTTCCGGCTGGCTTGGGCTGTACTTTGATACCGAGGGAAGAAATTACAAATGGAATTCCGTAACCTCAACGTCCATGGGTCGTCTACGCCTACTTTTTtaccgtttatttttaatttattatcattttaaaacttttttaaatgtttcagGCCCTCAATAAACAAActtgttaatttttctaacaaGCTGgcggataatttaattaaattacacattttttttaccttggGAAAATTATCTGATGAATTTTTTGGTTACTTTTAGTTCTAAAGcctcaaatattaattttagagAGAAATTgctctgaatattttttgtaggaaattttgagagctaaaaaaaaggtcttaataaaatttttgatattttgaatatttaagccgtaatttttaattttttagaacaaACGAAAATATAGatgaactttgaaaatttataaatctcacagtattaattttggaaaaaatttgatcagatcttttttttagagaatttaaagAGCTACAAAAGTTATTCctgtgaattttttgatatttttaatatttaagttgtgatttaaaatttaaatgaacgtgtgaaaaattttaataataattattattgatgttatttataaaaaaaatgactcaagaattttatgaataaaaaaaagttaaaaaaaaatgattttaaatcttACAGGTAGGTCTTAGCATGGTTGCAGGACGTGGTTGTTGGTTAGTTGCTGGTagaagatatttatatatatacatttatatacacCTATACCCATACACTTGAAGCAAGTAGTTGAGTCGAGTGCAGAGGTAGGAATGGGAAGGTGAGATAGTGTAGCAGGGGAGTTGCCGGTGTACGGCTTTAGTAAAAGAATGAAGATGAAGAATGGCGGTGAAGATCGTCCAGTCGTCAGTCGGTGGTCAACCGTCTTGAAATAAAGACGTCGCTGttatcacacacacacacataaatACATCCACACATAAACATACTCCCACACACAAATTCACACATGACTCGGTCAGTTctcacagatcaaaaattacgCGAGTTTGAAATCtaatcaaatgaaaaatttaaaaaccgcgaaattta includes:
- the LOC103569378 gene encoding uncharacterized protein LOC103569378 encodes the protein MTTQNTDIATTESYRQSRVYRRGYDHDHDDDDHDNQEDMDHMDVNDDMDSKSLAESKGEYWGGYYDFLINEGSYKFWAVFQLATAALLIYSGFAALYYAKVNPSTTDDYEDYFLRRRKRHISDTLFYIDGPTFQRIIDALENIH